The Anolis sagrei isolate rAnoSag1 chromosome 10, rAnoSag1.mat, whole genome shotgun sequence genome has a window encoding:
- the GPR174 gene encoding probable G-protein coupled receptor 174, with product MVADGAGCNGENDFSKRFYAITYTIILVPGLIWNILALWVFYGYMKETKRAVIFMMNLAVADLAQVLSLPLRIFYYLSESWHLGREVCMFCFYLKYVNMYASIFFLVCISVRRFLFVMYPFKFSDCKRIYDIYISLAGWIVVCAGCLPFPLLRLTSNETHTSNKCFVDLPVKAVDGTISIVMMTVGELVGFVTPLLIILYCSWKTILSLKEKNLVSQDLGEKRKALKMILTCAVVFLICFAPYHISFPLDYLVKANKIKDCYARKVILIFHAVALCLASMNSCVDPVIYYFTTDEFRRRLSRQDLQDSIQLHNRRYRNRVDSMQGSAIEDIVEKSNNTT from the coding sequence ATGGTGGCGGACGGCGCTGGATGCAACGGAGAGAACGATTTCTCAAAGCGTTTCTACGCCATCACGTACACCATCATCTTGGTGCCAGGACTGATCTGGAACATTCTAGCTCTCTGGGTGTTTTATGGCTATATGAAAGAAACCAAGCGAGCGGTGATTTTCATGATGAACCTCGCCGTGGCAGACTTGGCGCAGGTTCTGTCTTTGCCCCTTCGGATTTTCTATTATCTGTCCGAAAGCTGGCATCTGGGCAGAGAAGTCTGCATGTTTTGCTTCTACTTGAAATACGTCAACATGTACGCAAGCATCTTCTTTTTAGTCTGCATCAGCGTGCGGCGTTTTTTATTCGTCATGTATCCCTTCAAGTTCAGTGACTGCAAACGCATCTATGACATCTACATCTCCTTGGCAGGGTGGATTGTCGTCTGTGCGGGTTGCCTGCCTTTCCCCCTTCTACGGCTTACCTCCAACGAGACCCACACAAGCAACAAATGCTTCGTGGATCTTCCAGTTAAGGCCGTAGATGGGACCATCTCCATTGTGATGATGACCGTCGGCGAACTGGTTGGATTTGTGACTCCTTTGCTGATCATCCTGTACTGCTCGTGGAAGACCATCTTGTCTCTCAAGGAGAAGAACTTGGTCTCTCAAGACCTTGGAGAGAAACGGAAAGCTCTCAAGATGATCTTGACCTGTGCGGTGGTCTTCCTGATCTGCTTTGCTCCCTACCACATCAGCTTTCCTCTGGATTACTTGGTGAAAGCCAACAAGATCAAGGATTGCTATGCTCGAAAGGTGATTTTGATATTCCATGCAGTGGCCTTGTGCCTTGCCAGCATGAACTCTTGCGTGGACCcggtcatttattattttaccaccGACGAGTTCCGAAGACGGCTCTCAAGGCAGGATTTACAGGACAGCATTCAGCTCCACAACAGACGCTACAGAAACCGGGTTGACTCAATGCAAGGGAGTGCCATTGAGGATATAGTGGAAAAATCCAATAATACTACCTGA